One segment of Paenibacillus pabuli DNA contains the following:
- a CDS encoding acyltransferase — MSETLKRERIPELNLVRAMAIIGVLCVHSTSYATVDMTGSGYYWLYNFINIFMKYGTPTFIFMSSFVLFYNYYSRPLDKKLVSNFYKKRFVYILLPYFLFSLFYFLILHFTHYQGRPFGESAISFITKLFTGKAYTHLYFVFINMQFYLLFPLVLWLLKKYPAVVKWSVPIGLLIQWAFIVSNKYGFQVPNKGSWAFSYFSYFMLGAFIGVYFPKIKQWFVISGENATKGRVASWILLWAVWIAAGLGHVYIYYLLRMKIATYNTLWYEFFWNVHTFACALVLIQVAYLLYRKGPALIAKPLNRLGALSFGIYLIHPFFLLLYREFPPQTGVSWLVHLWYAGGFAVALFASWIVVGLTARFVPFAWVIFGNLPKPKPRVIPQSNSGQLDVR, encoded by the coding sequence ATGAGTGAGACATTGAAAAGAGAGCGAATACCGGAGCTGAACCTGGTCCGTGCCATGGCGATTATCGGCGTGCTGTGTGTGCATTCCACGTCTTATGCGACGGTGGACATGACGGGTTCGGGCTACTACTGGCTGTACAACTTTATTAATATCTTCATGAAATATGGTACGCCAACTTTTATTTTCATGAGCAGCTTCGTGTTGTTCTATAACTATTATTCTCGTCCCTTGGACAAGAAATTGGTAAGCAATTTTTATAAAAAGAGATTCGTATACATTCTGCTGCCATATTTCCTGTTTTCCCTGTTTTATTTTCTTATTCTGCATTTTACACATTATCAAGGCCGTCCGTTTGGTGAGTCTGCGATCAGCTTCATTACCAAACTTTTCACGGGAAAGGCGTATACGCATCTGTACTTCGTATTCATCAACATGCAATTCTATCTGTTATTCCCGCTGGTTCTGTGGCTGCTGAAGAAGTATCCTGCGGTGGTTAAGTGGTCTGTACCGATCGGACTGCTCATCCAGTGGGCGTTTATCGTGAGTAACAAATACGGATTCCAGGTACCGAACAAGGGAAGCTGGGCCTTCTCGTACTTCTCCTATTTCATGCTGGGGGCATTCATTGGAGTCTATTTTCCTAAGATCAAGCAATGGTTTGTCATCAGTGGTGAAAATGCAACCAAAGGCCGCGTAGCATCCTGGATTCTGCTGTGGGCTGTCTGGATTGCTGCCGGACTTGGACATGTATATATTTATTATCTGCTTCGCATGAAAATCGCCACGTACAACACGCTGTGGTATGAGTTTTTCTGGAATGTGCATACCTTTGCTTGTGCGCTCGTCCTGATCCAGGTTGCATACCTGTTGTACCGCAAGGGCCCTGCGCTGATTGCCAAGCCGCTCAATCGACTTGGTGCGTTGTCGTTCGGAATTTATCTGATCCATCCATTCTTCCTGCTGTTGTATCGGGAATTCCCGCCACAAACCGGGGTGTCCTGGCTGGTTCACCTATGGTATGCCGGGGGCTTTGCCGTAGCGCTGTTCGCTTCATGGATTGTGGTGGGGCTGACTGCAAGGTTCGTTCCATTCGCCTGGGTAATCTTCGGCAATCTGCCGAAACCAAAACCACGCGTGATCCCGCAATCCAATTCGGGTCAGCTTGATGTTCGTTAA
- a CDS encoding cryptochrome/photolyase family protein — translation MKLFIHRKDLRTEDLHAFDYLHNQEDESLHLFIYDPFLLRQGRDKEHSGINFLKHAARLGRQYREAGKLLHVAHGKPAEVVDYILGHMEGIIDEVVVHRDMTPYAIERDRSIRKVADKYQATFTQLTDHLLIDLPRFADFTGKSEPYKVFAAFHRRWVEFMNEFPNPPSILTVADLNVSKQPIEWPDSFRVPEELMNVEPAEEPYGLLDGFLKERIAEYGEHRDEYEAYEPSHLSSYVAVGAISIRRMYDAAYRAEQPDEWIRQLCFRDFYLYRAVYESHYFTYEKVYDLSPLSEYHFERWCKAETGIPIIDAAMTELNETGRMPNRLRILTAMFLTKNLQCPFPLGEAYFRRKLLDYDNIQNRGNWLWCASLGENAAPYFRVNNPVTQSEKYDLQGDYIRKWLPDLKDLHSKDIHQPRKDAIVDLKASRQAAIEVYKQILASRQKD, via the coding sequence GTGAAACTATTCATACATCGCAAGGATTTGCGTACGGAGGATCTGCACGCATTTGATTATTTGCACAACCAGGAAGATGAGAGCCTGCACCTTTTTATCTATGATCCCTTTCTGCTTCGGCAGGGGCGCGATAAGGAGCACAGCGGCATTAACTTTCTAAAACATGCAGCCAGGCTTGGCAGACAATACCGGGAAGCAGGCAAGCTGCTGCATGTGGCACATGGCAAGCCGGCAGAAGTTGTGGATTACATATTGGGCCACATGGAAGGCATCATTGATGAGGTCGTTGTTCACCGGGATATGACGCCTTATGCGATTGAAAGGGACCGCAGCATACGCAAGGTTGCGGACAAATACCAGGCCACGTTCACGCAGCTGACGGATCATCTGCTGATCGATCTTCCGCGGTTCGCTGATTTCACTGGCAAATCGGAGCCATATAAAGTATTTGCCGCCTTCCATCGGCGCTGGGTGGAGTTTATGAATGAATTCCCTAATCCTCCTTCGATATTAACGGTAGCCGATCTAAACGTAAGCAAGCAGCCCATCGAGTGGCCAGATTCGTTCAGGGTCCCCGAAGAGCTTATGAATGTCGAGCCGGCTGAAGAGCCTTATGGGCTGCTCGATGGATTCCTGAAGGAGCGTATCGCAGAGTATGGGGAGCATCGGGATGAATATGAAGCGTACGAACCGAGTCATCTCAGTTCCTATGTGGCGGTAGGAGCCATCTCGATCCGCAGGATGTATGATGCAGCTTACCGGGCAGAGCAGCCGGATGAATGGATTAGACAGCTGTGCTTCCGTGACTTCTATCTGTATCGTGCGGTATACGAGAGTCACTATTTTACATACGAAAAGGTATACGATCTGTCACCGTTAAGTGAGTATCACTTCGAGCGCTGGTGCAAGGCGGAGACGGGAATACCGATTATTGATGCTGCAATGACCGAGCTGAATGAAACGGGACGCATGCCGAATCGGCTGCGAATATTGACTGCGATGTTTTTGACCAAAAACCTGCAGTGTCCATTTCCCCTGGGTGAAGCCTATTTCAGACGCAAGCTGCTGGATTATGACAACATTCAGAATCGGGGCAACTGGTTATGGTGTGCTTCACTTGGCGAAAATGCGGCTCCGTATTTCCGGGTGAACAATCCGGTAACACAGTCGGAGAAGTATGATCTCCAGGGAGACTATATCCGGAAATGGCTGCCTGATCTGAAGGATCTGCACAGCAAGGACATTCATCAACCCCGCAAGGATGCGATTGTGGATCTGAAGGCATCCAGGCAGGCAGCTATTGAGGTCTATAAACAAATTCTGGCGAGTCGTCAGAAGGATTAG